The Salegentibacter sp. Hel_I_6 region TTGCCACTCTTTTAAAAAGAATGCAGGACAAAAATTTTGTAGACTATAAACAATATGGCCGTTCCCGGGAATATTTTCCACTGGTAAAAAAGAAAGATTACTTCTCTAAACAGTTTAATGGAATTATCAAAAATTTTTTCAATGACTCTGCTTCTCAGTTTGCTTCATTTTTTACAAGGGAGACCAATTTAACTAAAGAAGAATTGGAGGATTTAAAGAAGTTAATAGATAACGAAATAAAAAATAAGTAGTTATGGAATGGTATATTTTAAAATCTGTAACGATCCTGGCTACTTTACTTCTTTTTTACAAGTTGCTTCTTGAGAAAGAGGATATGCATACGTTCAAGCGTTTTTATTTACTTTTTTCGGTAATAGCATCTATTGGAATTCCGCTTATTACCATTACTACCTATATTGAACCTGCTTCTCAAAATTTTAGTCCTACCATGCTTCAATCTTCCGAGGAAATCTCAATAGCAGAAGATCAATCTTTTATGGATTATCTGCCGTTCATTCTTTGGAGCATCTATGCATTGGGAGTGACTTTCTTCAGCATAAAATTTATAAGAAATCTAAGGGAATTATTGGTAAAGATTAGTATAAATCCAAAGGTAAAAAAGGAAGGATTCACGCGAATATTACTGCAAGAGGAAATTGATCCACATACTTTTTTGAATTATATCTTTCTAAACAAAAAGAAGTATGAGCAAAAACAAATCCCAAAGGAAGTAATTATTCACGAAGAAGCACACGCTAACCAAAGACAAAGTTTGGATATTCTTTTCGTGGAATTTCTGCAGATTATTTTCTGGATAAATCCGCTAATATTTTTCTTAAAAGATTTTATCAAACTCAACCACGAGTTCCTGGCCGACCGCGAGGTACTTAAAAAAGGAATCCAAAAAACCGAATATCAAACTACATTATTATCATTTTCATCGGGACATTTACATAGTGATTTTGTGAATCCCATCAATTATTCATCAATCAAAAAACGTTTTACAGTTATGAAAACACAAACATCAAAAAGAACCATCTGGGTACGGAGTTTATTAATCCTGCCTCTCGTCTCACTTTTATTCTTCAGTTTCAGTAATAGAGAACTAGTAGAAAAAGATATTAGTTCTTTTCAGGCTGAATCTTCAAATTCCAAGACTTTAGCGCTTGAAGTTAACGAGAGCGGAAAAGTCTTTTTCCAAAAGAATCAAACAGAGATGAGCGAATTACAAAAATTGATTGATACTGAAAGTTATTCCTCTTATCATGTTGAAGTACCTGAAAATTCTTCACCGGCCATTATAAAAAACTTAATTCAATTGATGGTAGACAATGAACTGAAAGGAAGTGTATCTAGCTGCATTTCTAAGAAAACTCAACAGGACAAAGCCACACCTGAGATGATTTCAGAGTATAATAAAATCATCAGGAATTTAAATGAGACTGGAATGATCAAGCAAAAAGATCTAAACCGGATTAAAAGAATATTAGGTGTAATGACCGCCGAGCAAAAGAAAAATGCTGTGCAATCAAAATATGACATTATTCCTTCTCCACCACCAGCTCCTGAAACTCCCCCTACTCCGCCGGCTCCACCAAGTTTTGAAAAACTATTAGCAGATGATGCAATCTTTTATTATAAAGGAAAAACTATTGAGCCGCAAAAAGCACGTGAATTGGTTGAAGACCAGAAAAAGGTAAATGTTCAAATTACTTATAACAACCAGGAAAAACCAATTGTGAGTTTAACCGATAAAGCGAATTAATAAGTATCATAAAAAATTAAAAAGCCCTCTTCGGTATTCGTACTGAAGAGGCTTAATGATTTAATCTTGTAATATAATTTCTCCTTTCTATTTCAAGTAAAACCATTAATCCCTTCATAAAAAACCGGAAAAAAAATAGTACATCACTGTTTACCCCCTTTTTTCGAATAAACTTTTTCATCAATTATTTTTAGAGAATTCACATCTTTAAAGCCTGGCTTTACGTAGATAAAGTATGAGAGAAACAATTATTTTTGCGTGTATACTATGGTTTGGATTTTCTTCCTATGCCCAAAAAATAGATCATACTTCTTCCTACCGAGAAATAAAAAGCAATTCATATTTTAGGTTTAATTACGATAATGACTTTTTCGCTTCAGCAGATAAAAATTATACTCAGGGATATCAGTTAGAGTTAGTTCTGCCTTTTTTAAAGAAGAATCCGATTAATCATCTTTTTTTTCAACCTAAAAATAACGAGTTTACTTATGGTTTAGCCTTAGAGCATATTGGATTTACACCAGGTGATTATGTAAGTAAAGAAATTCAAGTTGGGGATAGACCATTTGCTTCCGCGATTATGCTAAAAAGCTTTTTAGTCGCCAAAGATACAGTGAATTCTTCAAGAATGCATTCTGCATTAAGTTTAGGAATAATATGGCCTGCTGCTTTTGGCGGAGAAATGCAACGAAGTATTCATGAGGCAACAGGAAATAAAATCCCGTATGGTTGGAGAAACCAAATCAAAAACGATATTGTTCTAAATTATCAAATTGGTTACGAAAAACAATTGTTCCGATATGCAGACTTTTTCTCCTTGCAGGGACAGTCAGAAATCAATCTGGGTACCCTTTTCACCAATTTTTCCGTTGGGGCAAATGCCACTTTAGGAATTATAAATAATGGATTTTCTTCCGTAGAAAATAAAAATAAGTTTGAGGTATATGCTTTTGCGCAACCTGTTTTTAAAGTAGTTGGGTACGATGCAAGCATACAAGGCGGCCTTTTTAATAATGAAAGCGTCTATACAATATCATCTAACGATATAAATAGGTTCACGAGACAGACTCATATCGGGATTATTGTAAAAACACAAACGCTTTACTTTGAATATACAAGAACCACCCTCACTCCAGAATTTGAAGGCGGAAATACTGCCAATTGGGGCGGAATTAAAATTGGGTTCACATTTTAGTTTTCGTTATAAATCATAAATTTTACTGCGCTTGTTTAATATATTCCTTAATCCGTTCTTCTAAAATTGGCAGCGTAACCACACCCTGCTCTAAAATCACTTCGTGGAAATCACGAATATCAAAATCGGAACCAAGGGCTTCTTCTACTTTTTTACGCAATTCCCTGATTTTAATTTCTCCTATTTTATAGGAAACAGCCTGGCCAGGCCAGGAAATATAGCGATCTACCTCTGTATTGATATTATGCATAGAAAGCGCCGTATTTTTCTCGAAATATGCTACCGCTTCTTCCCTGCTCCAACCCATTGCGTGAATTCCGGTATCGATTACCAATCGGCAGGCACGCCATTGCTCGTAGGTGAGTTTTCCAAACAACTCGTAGGGCGTAGTATAAATTCCCATATCTTCAGCTAAGAACTCAGAATACAAGCCCCAACCTTCTCCATAAGCCGATAAATACATATTTCTGCGGAATTTTGGAATACTGTCACCCAATTCGGCATTCAAAGCATTCTGTAAATGATGTCCTGGTACTGCTTCGTGGGCGGTTAAAGAAGGCAAAACATATAGCGGACGATTGGATAAATTATAAGTATTCACCCAATAATAGCCCGGCTGGGTTTCATTGGAAGCGCCAATATAACGCCCCGTGGTATACTTTGGCGCTATAGCATCAGGTACTTTCGCCACGCCGTAAGGTTTTCTTGGTAAAGTTTTAAAATAAGCCGGCAGTTTGGCGTCAATTCGCTTAGCAATATCACGTGCTTCCATTAATAATTCTTCCCCGGTTTTAGCATAAAATTGCTCATCGGTTCTTAAGAAATGAATGAATTCTTCGAAACTACCGTCAAACTCAACTTCAGCTATTATTTTTTTCATTTCTGAATTAATTCGCGCTACTTCCTCTAAACCAATTTGATGAATTTCTTCTGCCGTCAAATCTAAAGTAGTATAATAATCCAGCCTGTTTTGATAATATTCCCTCCCATTTGGAATTTCAGAAACTCCCAAACTTGTTCGTGTATTTGGTAGATATTCAGTTTCGAAAAATGTCTTTATTCTTTTAAACTGCGGAATTACACTATTCCCAATTGCCTCTTCTGCGGCTTTTAAAACAGAATCTTTTTGTTTTTCCGAAAGCGTTTTTGGAAGATTTTCGAAAGGTTCATAGAAATAGCTTTCTTTTGGATCTTCCACGATCTGGTCGTTATAAGTAGATTCGTAACCCTCAAAAATCACCCGTGGCTGTGTATTCCCTTTCTTTAAACCTTCACGTAATAACACAAAATGCTGATCTACATAAGTAGGAATTGCATTTAATTTATTCAAATAGGCTTTCACCTGCTCGTAATTATTTAAATCTCTAACCTGGTAGGCAAGGCTTAAATGAAATCCCGAATCTGAAAGCAACGGATTTAAATAGGCTTCAAATTCGTAACGGTCTATAGTTTCCTGAAGCTTAAACTTTAGCATTTCCAGAGAAATCTGTTCGGTTTCGCTTAAAGAATCGGCTTTTATTTCCTGTAGTTGCTCCAACTGCTTCTCAGCAAATTCTGATTCTTCTTTGTAATATTTCCCGGTATATAATCCCAAAGGAAAATCTTCGCGATCGTAAGCCTTATGATCATCAATTTCCTGAATAATAGTTTTTAAATCTTCTGAAGCTTCCTGCGCAGTTAAGATAGAAATACATAAAAAAGCGAGGGTGAGAGTAAGTATTTGTTTCATAGAAAAATTGAAGTTTTGATAAAGATAAGGTTTCTGAAGAAGTTTGTATGGAATTTGGTTTGTCACGAATACACGAATCTCCTTGTATCGTATACTATTCGATCATCGTTTCTTCTCGTCATTACGAGCGACGAAGGAGCGTGGTAATCTTTCATTTCGAACTTTTATTGTGGTTAGAGATTGCTTCAGTCGTTCCTTCTTCGCAATGACGCGCGGCTGGCTGATTTTTTTTAAAATATCGATATTTTATTGAAAAATTGTGAAGTCTTGGTCTTGAATAATTTAATTCCCCAAAATCCTATTCCCCAGCTGAGATAATAATTCCTTTGCATCCCCTCGGGTTTTTTCAGTTTCTATGGCTTTAATTTCACCATTTTCTTCCACCAGTTTATAGCTAAATGCAAAGTCGGCATCTGCCCTGGCTATTGGGCTTAATGTGCCAAAACGAAGATCATTAAAATAAATTTCTCCATCTTTTTCTGAAATGGTATACCAACCTTCTGAAATATCGATGAGCCGTTTTACATTTCGCTTTTCGATCCAGTCACCAAGCAATTGATGGTTTTTAGGATGTGCTACAAACTCTATTGGTTGTGTATCAAAAATTGAATAGTTTCCAATTAAATATGCATCATCAACCTCCACATTAGCCGACCATAAAACAGCATTTAGCGGGGACGGTTTGGTTTCGATTTTGTAATAGGCAACATCCTGATCTTCCAAAGCTTCCGTAAACTTATCAAACGTGTAAAGTTTTAAGGCCGGGGTAATAACCAACAAATAAATACTACTTATTATAAGGCCAAGATTATTTAGTTTTCTCCTTTTTTTAGTTCCTCGTTCCTGTCGCATTGCCAGGATTAAGAACAACAAAAATGGTAGCGTATATAATGGATCTATTACAAAAATGTTCTTATACGCCAGGCGGACTTCTAAAGGCCAGAATAACTGTGTACCCCAGGTTGTATGAGAATCCAGAAGCGGATGCGTAAAAAAGCCCCAAAACATCAACCAGGACCAGTTTTGCCAGATTGCAATAGATTTCTTTTCAATCTTTGAAATGAGCCAACCAAAGATGGGTGCAAAAAGTATGGAAAACACAATGGAGTGTGTAAAGCCACGGTGAATTTCAATAGCGGTAATAGTATCGGTAAAAGCGCTTGCAAAAGTATCCAGATCGGGAATTGTGCCTGCAATGGCTCCATAAAGCATCGCTTTATTCCCCACTTTTTTGCCGAGAACTGCTTCGCCAACCGCCGCGCCTAATACTATTTGTGTTAGTGAATCCATTTATGACTTTTTTCTTCTCTGATTTGTAACTTCTACTTTTCCAAAAGAAAAACTAGATAGTAATAAAGTTTTTAATCACGTCATCCTGAACTTGTTTCAGGATCTAATGCGTTGATAAGATCAAGTTAGAAGCTGAAACAAGTTCAGCTTGACGAAAATAAGACATTCCATATAACCTCAACTAAAACTTAGAAAAGGTTCCAAAATCCTTAATTCTAGTATTTAATCATCAACAATCTCCATCTTCCTTAGAAGGAATGAGGCATTCATATTCTGGCAAATTCCGTCTTTAAATTTATAATCAAAATGCAGTTCGTCATTGATAATTTCCGCATCAAAATAATGGTTTTTCACCTGGCTTAATTCTGAAGTGATTTCGCATAAACTCAAATCATGTGTAGCAATGATTCCGGTTGAATTAGAGTTCACCAGTTTCCTAATAAACTTTTTAGAGCCTATAGCTTTATCGCTACTATTGGTTCCTTTTAAAATTTCATCAAGAATAATAAAATAACGATCGGTTTTAATTTCGTCTACTATAAATTTTAAGCGCTTTAATTCTGAAAAGAAATAAGATTCATCATCACTTAACGAATCGCTGGTACGCATACTGGTAATGAGTTTAATCGGCGAATACCTACAAGCTTCAGCACAAACCGGAAGCCCAATATTACTCATTAAAATTTGAAGGGAAACCGTTCTTAAAAAAGTACTTTTCCCAGCCATATTCGCGCCGGTAATGATAAAGAATTCTTCATCCCCAATCGCGAAATCATTAGCTACTCTCTTTTTAGGATCTAAAAGTGGATGTGCCAATTTTGTTGCTGAAATTCCTCTTTTCTCGTTTATGGTTTCAGGAAAAACATAGTTTGGATGATTAAATACAAAATTCCCCAGAGAATTATAAGCATCAGTAAGTTCGATTACCTCAAACCATTTTTCGACATTTTGGCGATATGCTGAAATCCATTTTTCTAATTTATAACTCTGGCGAAGATCCCAGAGTAAAAAACCGTTGCCAAAAATCCCAAAAATCATATTGTTTCGCTGGTCTAAGGCATCGATCGCTTTGGAAAATTCTTTAAAAATTGCCGATGCCTTTTTCTTTTCTGAATGAATAAGCGACTGATTTTTCTTTAAAATTTCTGAAGAAAAATCTTCTTTTTCAAGAAGTTCCAATAACAAATGATATTGATGAAAAGTATCCTGGATCTTACTCACGCTACCTGAAAGTAAATTGATTTTCTTCAGGTAAATTCCTGTAAAAAGTAAGCCGGCTAGAAACCACAGAAAAAGATGAATTCCCTTTAAATAATCAAAAGAATAACCCGCGATCACGAGAATGGAAATCACCGAAAAGACAGTAGGCAACCATTTCATATAATTTGGAACAAAATTCTTATAATTTTTAAACCATTTAATTACAGTTTTTGATGCGGTTTCAGTCTTTACCAACCTGGCCAATGCAGTAAACTCCTGTCTCCATTCAGCTTTAGTTGCAAGTTCTTTAACGGCTTCCTGTTTCTGCGAAATATCTTCTATGCTATTTTTAGTAAAAATACCGGCCAGTATTTTTGTACCTTCATAAAGCGCGGTTCGGTTGGAATACTGGAAAAACGAGCCTCGCCCAAATAAGTCGATATCCTGGCTATAAGGATGCATCGGATCTTCAAATTCGTTTCCATCAGGTAAATCCTGAAAATTCCGGGTTTTTAAAATATCAATTTCCAGCTCGTTTAGCTTGATGATTTCCTTTTGCTTATCACTCTTATCTTTAAGATTGCTGTGCCTGGAAACCAGGAATAAAAAAAGTGCAATCCCACCAATAATTACCGGAACGATCACATTCATATTTCCGAAGAAATAATAGATCGTAAAACATATTGCTAGAAAAATGAAAAGCCTGATTAAACTGGATACCAG contains the following coding sequences:
- a CDS encoding BlaI/MecI/CopY family transcriptional regulator → MSLSKSEEQLMQILWKQERAFMKDLIEAYPEPKPAPTTIATLLKRMQDKNFVDYKQYGRSREYFPLVKKKDYFSKQFNGIIKNFFNDSASQFASFFTRETNLTKEELEDLKKLIDNEIKNK
- a CDS encoding M56 family metallopeptidase, with translation MEWYILKSVTILATLLLFYKLLLEKEDMHTFKRFYLLFSVIASIGIPLITITTYIEPASQNFSPTMLQSSEEISIAEDQSFMDYLPFILWSIYALGVTFFSIKFIRNLRELLVKISINPKVKKEGFTRILLQEEIDPHTFLNYIFLNKKKYEQKQIPKEVIIHEEAHANQRQSLDILFVEFLQIIFWINPLIFFLKDFIKLNHEFLADREVLKKGIQKTEYQTTLLSFSSGHLHSDFVNPINYSSIKKRFTVMKTQTSKRTIWVRSLLILPLVSLLFFSFSNRELVEKDISSFQAESSNSKTLALEVNESGKVFFQKNQTEMSELQKLIDTESYSSYHVEVPENSSPAIIKNLIQLMVDNELKGSVSSCISKKTQQDKATPEMISEYNKIIRNLNETGMIKQKDLNRIKRILGVMTAEQKKNAVQSKYDIIPSPPPAPETPPTPPAPPSFEKLLADDAIFYYKGKTIEPQKARELVEDQKKVNVQITYNNQEKPIVSLTDKAN
- a CDS encoding lipid A deacylase LpxR family protein, whose translation is MRETIIFACILWFGFSSYAQKIDHTSSYREIKSNSYFRFNYDNDFFASADKNYTQGYQLELVLPFLKKNPINHLFFQPKNNEFTYGLALEHIGFTPGDYVSKEIQVGDRPFASAIMLKSFLVAKDTVNSSRMHSALSLGIIWPAAFGGEMQRSIHEATGNKIPYGWRNQIKNDIVLNYQIGYEKQLFRYADFFSLQGQSEINLGTLFTNFSVGANATLGIINNGFSSVENKNKFEVYAFAQPVFKVVGYDASIQGGLFNNESVYTISSNDINRFTRQTHIGIIVKTQTLYFEYTRTTLTPEFEGGNTANWGGIKIGFTF
- a CDS encoding DUF885 family protein, which produces MKQILTLTLAFLCISILTAQEASEDLKTIIQEIDDHKAYDREDFPLGLYTGKYYKEESEFAEKQLEQLQEIKADSLSETEQISLEMLKFKLQETIDRYEFEAYLNPLLSDSGFHLSLAYQVRDLNNYEQVKAYLNKLNAIPTYVDQHFVLLREGLKKGNTQPRVIFEGYESTYNDQIVEDPKESYFYEPFENLPKTLSEKQKDSVLKAAEEAIGNSVIPQFKRIKTFFETEYLPNTRTSLGVSEIPNGREYYQNRLDYYTTLDLTAEEIHQIGLEEVARINSEMKKIIAEVEFDGSFEEFIHFLRTDEQFYAKTGEELLMEARDIAKRIDAKLPAYFKTLPRKPYGVAKVPDAIAPKYTTGRYIGASNETQPGYYWVNTYNLSNRPLYVLPSLTAHEAVPGHHLQNALNAELGDSIPKFRRNMYLSAYGEGWGLYSEFLAEDMGIYTTPYELFGKLTYEQWRACRLVIDTGIHAMGWSREEAVAYFEKNTALSMHNINTEVDRYISWPGQAVSYKIGEIKIRELRKKVEEALGSDFDIRDFHEVILEQGVVTLPILEERIKEYIKQAQ
- a CDS encoding metal-dependent hydrolase, which gives rise to MDSLTQIVLGAAVGEAVLGKKVGNKAMLYGAIAGTIPDLDTFASAFTDTITAIEIHRGFTHSIVFSILFAPIFGWLISKIEKKSIAIWQNWSWLMFWGFFTHPLLDSHTTWGTQLFWPLEVRLAYKNIFVIDPLYTLPFLLFLILAMRQERGTKKRRKLNNLGLIISSIYLLVITPALKLYTFDKFTEALEDQDVAYYKIETKPSPLNAVLWSANVEVDDAYLIGNYSIFDTQPIEFVAHPKNHQLLGDWIEKRNVKRLIDISEGWYTISEKDGEIYFNDLRFGTLSPIARADADFAFSYKLVEENGEIKAIETEKTRGDAKELLSQLGNRILGN
- a CDS encoding DNA mismatch repair protein MutS encodes the protein MNNPLEFYSKQKEIHQQELSKISKKLLVSSLIRLFIFLAICFTIYYFFGNMNVIVPVIIGGIALFLFLVSRHSNLKDKSDKQKEIIKLNELEIDILKTRNFQDLPDGNEFEDPMHPYSQDIDLFGRGSFFQYSNRTALYEGTKILAGIFTKNSIEDISQKQEAVKELATKAEWRQEFTALARLVKTETASKTVIKWFKNYKNFVPNYMKWLPTVFSVISILVIAGYSFDYLKGIHLFLWFLAGLLFTGIYLKKINLLSGSVSKIQDTFHQYHLLLELLEKEDFSSEILKKNQSLIHSEKKKASAIFKEFSKAIDALDQRNNMIFGIFGNGFLLWDLRQSYKLEKWISAYRQNVEKWFEVIELTDAYNSLGNFVFNHPNYVFPETINEKRGISATKLAHPLLDPKKRVANDFAIGDEEFFIITGANMAGKSTFLRTVSLQILMSNIGLPVCAEACRYSPIKLITSMRTSDSLSDDESYFFSELKRLKFIVDEIKTDRYFIILDEILKGTNSSDKAIGSKKFIRKLVNSNSTGIIATHDLSLCEITSELSQVKNHYFDAEIINDELHFDYKFKDGICQNMNASFLLRKMEIVDD